A single window of Plutella xylostella chromosome 25, ilPluXylo3.1, whole genome shotgun sequence DNA harbors:
- the LOC105384262 gene encoding dynein regulatory complex protein 9, giving the protein MNRDRILVVEEGSWGRSTTYRVGSEPVLTTILTEKVPKRDEVLIQKQLEESLEKALGFQEETIPDDLVLPPTEEDHFKLPYLVSSINAAILEDTIRQLQILDECNTSLRIHMVQSAMDQLRASKYGVPKPEVIDELEGIDKTKLACDEYKMNKLDADRKFINEVVKDTYTDLSVFNSYKSLSDHVAKILFLDEYRLTLAEDEAKNRLACRDAARQLRQQRVHHKTVAYETDAIIDDLKTQVEDASLMASVRSRYIDNWQRARTEQHFRTIDDKESTPTDSIEYYKQRIDNEQRVHTEVELLVNIAINETLEKVEEWMNKFDADMEAMDLEVQKKKHAYKNMLEKRIKLEETIEKHDQQMKDWKQFKGDREEARQYVEKMTNSAVIVQAWWRGLLVRLQLGPYRPKKKPKKAAKKKFF; this is encoded by the exons ATGAATCGTGATAGAATCCTGGTAGTGGAGGAGGGGTCGTGGGGTCGCTCCACCACTTACCGAGTTGGTTCCGAGCCAGTATTGACCACCATTCTAACG GAAAAAGTTCCAAAGAGAGATGAGGTGCTCATACAAAAGCAGTTAGAGGAGTCTCTTGAGAAAGCCTTGGGATTTCAAGAAGAGACCATACCAGATGATTTGGTACTACCACCTACAGAAGAAGACCACTTTAA GTTGCCCTATCTAGTATCTTCTATAAACGCTGCAATACTCGAGGATACGATCCGTCAACTACAAATCTTGG ATGAATGCAACACTTCGTTGCGTATACACATGGTTCAGTCTGCAATGGACCAATTGCGCGCCAGCAAATATGGCGTACCCAAACCAGAAGTGATCGATGAACTGGAAGGCATAGACAAGACAAAGCTGGCCTGCGACGAGTATAAAATGAACAAGCTTGATGctgatag GAAGTTCATAAACGAAGTGGTCAAAGATACATACACTGACTTATCAGTTTTTAACTCGTACAAAAGCCTTTCTGATCATGTCGCCAAGATTCTGTTCCTGGACGAGTATCGACTGACACTGGCTGAGGATGAAGCTAAGAACCGATT AGCCTGTCGTGATGCGGCGAGGCAGCTGAGGCAGCAGCGGGTGCACCACAAGACCGTTGCATACGAAACTGATGCCATCATTGATGATCTCAAGACTCAAGTAGAG GACGCATCGTTAATGGCGTCAGTTCGTAGCCGCTATATCGACAACTGGCAGCGCGCGCGCACGGAGCAACACTTCCGGACCATAGACGACAAGGAGTCTACGCCGACTGACAGCATAGAGTATTACAAACAGAGGATCGATAACGAGCAGCGGGTTCACACTGAAGTGGAGCTGTTGGTCAATATTGCTATTAAT GAAACTCTGGAGAAAGTTGAAGAATGGATGAACAAGTTCGACGCAGACATGGAAGCGATGGACTTGGAAGTGCAAAAGAAGAAGCACGCTTATAAAAACATGCTGGAAAAGAGAATAAAATTAGAGGAGACG ATTGAAAAACACGATCAACAAATGAAGGACTGGAAACAATTCAAGGGTGATCGTGAGGAAGCGAGGCAGTATGTGGAGAAGATGACCAACTCAGCCGTCATCGTGCAGGCGTGGTGGCGCGGCCTGCTGGTCAGACTGCAGCTCGGGCCGTATAGGCCCAAAAAGAAACCGAAGAAAGCGGCGAAGAAAAAGTTTTTCTGA